In Caldicellulosiruptor obsidiansis OB47, a single window of DNA contains:
- a CDS encoding ABC transporter substrate-binding protein encodes MKFIRKISIVVVLVFIISAVLSGVAPVFSQKVEGASKKVVTFTMFSADATVQYHPDIFSTAIGQEITKKTGVRLKIEHFVGMDQATKISLMLASGDLPDLVYGSGEHKQFIQNKALVPLDNYIEKYGQWTKKAYSSVDLKKLRQADGHIYFLSYTRGEVSPSASGEGLYVMIDMLQKNNWPRLKYWEDLVPMLRDYVKKYPKYKGMPVIGMSAITEGARFYVIQDPATGLNGLVADTVQVDPKTYKASYDPAGIGMYKAYKALNALWNEGLFDKEAFVQTYDQWAAKVAQGRVVTSWGRSWHFNNAFNTLRKNNEDDRILVPFGIVFKGVKKSRYVMLQSIGTRDGVSITKKCKDPARAFQFLDQLLNPEVQKLMFWGIKGRDYLVDKKGKMYRTQAMIEKARDPVYQKQEGLGYWNIWPRWQLKFPDGNYVKPELDPDIAYMQWAPAQKKVLEAYKAKTFVEPPFADEPECPPWGYAWEINVPPEKQKEIQVPLNIANDLARKYIPMLIMAPKGKYDEVWNKYKAEVRAKINTKPIEEFYTEQMRQRMADWYGIKVK; translated from the coding sequence TTGAAATTTATAAGAAAAATCTCGATTGTAGTAGTACTTGTTTTCATTATCTCCGCAGTGCTGAGTGGTGTTGCACCTGTATTTTCCCAGAAGGTTGAAGGTGCATCAAAAAAGGTTGTAACATTTACAATGTTTAGTGCAGATGCAACAGTACAATATCACCCAGATATCTTTAGCACTGCTATTGGTCAGGAAATCACTAAAAAGACAGGTGTGCGACTTAAAATCGAACACTTTGTAGGAATGGACCAAGCGACAAAAATATCACTTATGCTTGCATCTGGGGATTTGCCAGACCTTGTTTATGGTAGTGGTGAACATAAACAGTTTATTCAAAACAAAGCATTAGTTCCTCTGGACAATTATATTGAAAAATACGGTCAGTGGACAAAGAAAGCTTATTCATCTGTTGATTTGAAAAAATTACGTCAAGCAGATGGACACATCTACTTCTTGAGCTACACAAGAGGAGAAGTTTCACCGAGTGCAAGTGGTGAAGGTTTATACGTAATGATTGATATGTTACAAAAGAACAATTGGCCAAGGTTGAAATACTGGGAAGATTTAGTGCCAATGTTAAGAGATTATGTCAAGAAATATCCAAAGTATAAAGGTATGCCTGTAATAGGTATGTCAGCAATAACAGAAGGTGCAAGATTTTATGTAATTCAGGATCCTGCAACAGGTCTTAATGGTTTAGTTGCAGACACTGTACAGGTTGATCCAAAAACATATAAAGCAAGTTATGATCCTGCAGGAATAGGAATGTATAAAGCATACAAAGCCTTAAATGCATTGTGGAATGAAGGTTTATTTGACAAAGAAGCTTTTGTGCAAACATATGACCAGTGGGCTGCAAAAGTAGCTCAGGGTAGAGTTGTAACAAGCTGGGGAAGGTCATGGCATTTTAACAATGCATTTAACACTTTGAGGAAGAACAATGAGGATGACAGGATTCTTGTTCCGTTTGGTATTGTCTTCAAGGGAGTTAAAAAATCTAGATACGTAATGCTCCAGTCTATAGGAACAAGAGACGGTGTAAGTATTACAAAGAAGTGTAAAGATCCTGCAAGAGCATTCCAGTTTTTAGATCAATTATTGAACCCTGAGGTTCAAAAGCTTATGTTCTGGGGTATAAAGGGAAGAGATTATCTTGTTGATAAGAAAGGTAAGATGTACAGAACTCAAGCTATGATTGAAAAAGCAAGAGATCCTGTTTATCAGAAACAGGAGGGGCTTGGATACTGGAATATCTGGCCAAGATGGCAGCTCAAGTTCCCAGATGGTAACTATGTAAAGCCTGAACTTGATCCAGATATTGCTTATATGCAATGGGCACCTGCACAGAAAAAAGTTCTTGAAGCTTATAAGGCAAAGACATTTGTTGAACCACCGTTTGCAGATGAACCCGAGTGTCCACCTTGGGGATATGCATGGGAGATTAACGTTCCACCAGAAAAGCAAAAAGAAATACAGGTTCCACTCAATATTGCAAATGATCTTGCGAGAAAGTATATACCAATGCTTATAATGGCTCCGAAAGGCAAATACGATGAGGTATGGAACAAGTACAAGGCAGAAGTTAGAGCAAAGATAAATACAAAGCCAATTGAAGAATTCTATACAGAGCAAATGAGACAGAGAATGGCAGATTGGTACGGAATTAAAGTTAAGTAA
- a CDS encoding ABC transporter permease: protein MDAVYYNGSKKTFWQKVKEQKELVFMIFPFVLYVILFHYIPLWWWVIAFKEYRPFQGVWGSEWVGLQQFKDLFSDSGFWLAMRNTIVISFLKLITSFAAAILLALMLNEVKNMFFKRTIQTISYLPHFVSWVVAASIVISVLAPESGIFNQILMALKIIKQPIVWMGEGHYFWWILALSNVWKETGWNAIVYLAAMTSIDPELYDAASVDGCGRLQKIRYVTLPGIAPTISMLLILNVGWLLNAGFEQVLLLRNPLVQDYSQILDTYVLDYGITMYRYSYATAAGMFKSVVSILLVLFANKVAAKLNASTVV from the coding sequence TTGGACGCTGTATATTACAATGGGTCGAAAAAAACTTTTTGGCAGAAAGTAAAAGAACAAAAAGAATTAGTTTTCATGATATTCCCATTTGTACTATATGTTATCCTGTTTCACTATATACCTCTTTGGTGGTGGGTCATTGCATTTAAAGAATACAGACCTTTCCAGGGTGTTTGGGGTTCAGAGTGGGTAGGTTTGCAACAGTTTAAAGATTTGTTTAGTGATTCTGGTTTTTGGCTTGCTATGAGAAATACAATTGTTATAAGCTTTTTAAAGCTTATAACATCCTTTGCGGCAGCTATCTTACTTGCGCTTATGTTAAACGAAGTAAAAAATATGTTTTTTAAAAGAACTATACAAACGATATCGTATCTTCCTCACTTTGTTTCTTGGGTTGTTGCAGCAAGCATAGTTATAAGTGTACTCGCACCAGAGTCAGGTATATTCAACCAGATATTAATGGCACTCAAGATAATAAAACAGCCAATTGTTTGGATGGGAGAGGGACATTACTTTTGGTGGATATTAGCTCTCTCGAACGTTTGGAAAGAAACGGGATGGAATGCTATAGTGTATTTGGCTGCTATGACAAGTATTGATCCAGAACTTTATGATGCTGCAAGTGTGGATGGGTGTGGAAGACTGCAGAAGATAAGATATGTAACACTGCCGGGGATTGCACCAACAATTAGTATGCTTCTTATTCTCAATGTTGGTTGGCTTTTGAATGCTGGTTTTGAACAGGTTCTTTTGCTCAGAAACCCGCTTGTTCAGGATTATTCACAGATTCTTGACACATACGTTCTTGACTATGGTATTACAATGTACAGATATTCATATGCTACAGCTGCTGGTATGTTTAAGAGCGTTGTAAGTATTTTGCTTGTGTTGTTTGCAAATAAGGTTGCTGCAAAATTAAATGCATCTACTGTGGTATAG
- a CDS encoding carbohydrate ABC transporter permease encodes MFKKKTAEDVIVDLVVYVSLIFVGIVTLYPFLNVLAVSFNDALDTVRGGIYIWPRKWTLKNYEIIVSNPQIYNAALISVARTVLGTVLGIICTMFVAYPLSRKDFVLRRPFSAIMVLTMYFGAGLIPTYLLYRSLGLLNTFWVYIVPALLGMFNVVVVRSYIESLPSSLIESAKIDGASEFRILWQIIFPLTLPAIATIALFIGVGHWNSWFDVYIFNSQRPDLSTLQYELQKILASVSMQVGRNPDYQMGAMADSQQVTPNSVRASMTIIATAPIIMVYPFLQRYFVKGLTLGSVKGE; translated from the coding sequence ATGTTTAAGAAAAAAACAGCCGAGGATGTCATTGTTGACTTGGTTGTTTATGTAAGTTTGATTTTTGTTGGTATTGTAACTTTATATCCTTTTTTGAATGTTCTTGCTGTGTCCTTTAACGATGCTCTTGATACAGTTCGAGGAGGAATTTATATCTGGCCAAGAAAGTGGACTTTGAAGAATTACGAAATTATTGTTAGTAATCCACAGATTTATAATGCAGCGTTAATATCTGTTGCAAGAACAGTTCTTGGTACAGTTTTAGGTATAATTTGTACAATGTTTGTTGCTTATCCTCTTTCAAGAAAAGATTTTGTATTAAGACGACCATTTTCAGCGATAATGGTTTTAACTATGTATTTTGGCGCTGGATTAATTCCTACCTATTTGTTGTACAGGTCGTTGGGGCTTTTAAATACATTCTGGGTCTATATTGTACCTGCACTGTTAGGAATGTTTAATGTAGTTGTGGTTAGAAGCTATATAGAGTCACTTCCTTCCAGTTTGATTGAATCTGCAAAGATTGATGGAGCAAGTGAATTTAGAATTTTATGGCAAATAATTTTTCCACTTACATTGCCCGCAATTGCAACAATAGCACTTTTTATAGGTGTTGGACACTGGAATTCTTGGTTTGATGTTTATATCTTTAACTCACAAAGGCCTGACCTGAGTACTCTTCAGTATGAGCTTCAAAAAATTCTGGCCTCTGTGAGCATGCAGGTAGGGAGAAACCCTGACTATCAGATGGGGGCAATGGCTGATTCTCAACAGGTTACACCAAACTCAGTAAGAGCGAGTATGACAATTATTGCAACAGCACCAATTATTATGGTATATCCGTTCTTACAAAGATATTTTGTAAAGGGGCTTACTCTTGGAAGTGTTAAAGGTGAATAA